One genomic segment of Stenotrophomonas sp. 704A1 includes these proteins:
- the rimK gene encoding 30S ribosomal protein S6--L-glutamate ligase, with product MKLAILSRNTRLYSTRRLVEAARARGHTVRILDPLRCYMRIATDGFSMHYKGRPMTGVDAVIPRIGASVTRYGTAVLRQFELMGARTPNPSDAILRSRDKLRAHQLLAAKGIDMPVTVFGDNPDDTVDLLSMLGPPPHVVKLNEGTQGRGVILTEKASASRGIVEALRGLYANFLMQEFIGEAKGADLRCFVVGDQVVASMQRQAPEGDFRSNLHAGGTAVAAKANRAEQQMAVRSAKALGLTVCGVDLIRSERGPLVLEVNSTPGLEGIEAACGVDVAARIIEHVEKIKKP from the coding sequence ATGAAGCTCGCCATCCTGTCCCGCAATACCCGGCTGTACTCCACCCGCCGGCTGGTCGAGGCCGCACGTGCACGCGGCCATACCGTGCGCATCCTTGATCCGTTGCGTTGCTACATGCGCATCGCCACCGACGGCTTTTCGATGCACTACAAGGGCCGCCCGATGACCGGCGTGGATGCGGTCATTCCGCGCATCGGCGCCTCGGTGACCCGCTATGGCACCGCGGTGCTGCGCCAGTTCGAGCTGATGGGGGCGCGCACGCCCAACCCCTCCGACGCGATCCTGCGCTCGCGCGACAAGCTGCGGGCGCACCAGTTGCTGGCCGCCAAAGGGATCGACATGCCGGTCACCGTGTTCGGCGACAACCCGGATGACACCGTCGACCTGCTGTCGATGCTGGGCCCGCCGCCGCATGTGGTGAAGCTCAATGAAGGTACCCAGGGCCGCGGCGTGATCCTCACCGAAAAGGCCAGCGCGTCGCGCGGCATCGTCGAAGCCCTGCGCGGGCTGTACGCCAATTTCCTGATGCAGGAGTTCATCGGCGAGGCCAAGGGCGCCGATCTGCGCTGCTTCGTGGTCGGCGACCAGGTGGTGGCCTCGATGCAGCGGCAGGCGCCGGAGGGCGATTTCCGCTCCAACCTGCACGCCGGGGGCACGGCGGTGGCGGCCAAGGCCAACCGGGCCGAGCAGCAGATGGCGGTCCGCTCGGCCAAGGCACTGGGCCTGACGGTATGCGGGGTGGACCTGATCCGGTCCGAACGCGGTCCCCTGGTGCTGGAAGTCAACTCCACGCCGGGCCTGGAGGGGATCGAGGCCGCGTGCGGGGTGGATGTGGCCGCGCGCATCATCGAACATGTCGAGAAGATAAAGAAGCCTTGA
- a CDS encoding response regulator transcription factor, giving the protein MRILVIEDNSDIAANLGDYLEDRGHTVDFAADGVTGLHLAVVHEFDAIVLDLNLPGMDGIEVCRKLRNEARKQTPVLMLTARDSLDNKLAGFDSGADDYLIKPFALQEVEVRLNALSRRGKGVQTRVLETGDLEYNLDTLEVRRQGKLLQLNPTALKILQALMEAAPAVVTRQELETRVWGEELPDSDSLRVHIHGLRAVVDKPFEVPMIQTRHGIGYRIATPEA; this is encoded by the coding sequence GTGAGAATCCTGGTAATCGAAGACAACAGCGACATTGCGGCCAATCTGGGCGACTACCTGGAGGACCGGGGCCACACCGTGGACTTCGCTGCCGACGGGGTGACCGGTCTGCATCTGGCCGTAGTGCATGAGTTCGACGCGATTGTCCTGGACCTCAACCTGCCCGGCATGGATGGCATCGAAGTCTGCCGCAAGCTTCGCAATGAAGCGCGCAAGCAGACGCCGGTGCTGATGCTCACTGCCCGCGACTCGCTGGACAACAAGCTGGCCGGGTTCGATTCCGGTGCCGACGACTACCTGATCAAGCCGTTCGCACTGCAGGAAGTGGAAGTGCGTCTGAACGCCCTGTCGCGTCGCGGCAAGGGCGTGCAGACCCGTGTGCTGGAAACCGGTGACCTGGAATACAACCTGGACACGCTGGAAGTGCGCCGCCAGGGCAAGCTGCTGCAGCTCAACCCGACCGCACTGAAGATCCTGCAGGCGCTGATGGAAGCTGCCCCGGCCGTGGTCACCCGGCAGGAACTGGAAACCCGCGTGTGGGGCGAGGAGCTGCCTGATTCCGACTCGCTGCGCGTGCACATCCACGGCCTGCGTGCCGTGGTCGACAAGCCGTTCGAAGTCCCGATGATCCAGACCCGCCATGGCATCGGATACCGCATCGCCACGCCGGAAGCCTGA
- a CDS encoding sensor histidine kinase has protein sequence MASDTASPRRKPDSVASRGERRRTPYRRRLRSRIIVSFVLLGFCLTTLFAFATNWARLRVENQLVEDVMNRNISEYVRRYYESPDRNPDLPVQQMRARLIKPDKFEALRQEEPDWYEFKDGLYNMGGVDERGERYSYKLAVRKTPDAWAFLAYDMTDSVRGGQQLNRALFLSVLVFSLLSLVLGWWSASKVMKPVSDLAARLRAYRGGTSDPEPLAPRFPDDEVGQLAQALDDYSSRLTEVVQRDREFNADVSHELRTPLAVIRGATELLLTRPGLDEKVLQRLQRIQRAEQQCSDLIGALLLLSRNERGQGTSNVARVAEQLLDAHRAQLGGKPLELVLEGERDLVIDAPEAALSVALGNLIGNAVKYSQDGDVRVHVGGNAVSVTDSGPGLSEEDAAKLFQRGYRGTHAGHSQGGGIGLSIVSRLCDLYGWQVSVRPGGQRGVIATLTFSPKPL, from the coding sequence ATGGCATCGGATACCGCATCGCCACGCCGGAAGCCTGATTCGGTGGCAAGCAGGGGGGAGCGTCGGCGCACGCCTTATCGGCGGCGCCTGCGCAGCCGCATCATCGTCTCGTTCGTGTTGTTGGGCTTCTGCCTGACGACACTGTTCGCCTTTGCCACCAACTGGGCACGCCTGCGCGTGGAAAACCAGCTGGTGGAAGACGTGATGAACCGCAACATCAGCGAGTACGTGCGGCGCTACTACGAGAGCCCGGACCGCAACCCTGACCTGCCCGTGCAGCAGATGCGCGCGCGCCTGATCAAGCCGGACAAGTTCGAGGCGCTGCGCCAGGAAGAACCGGACTGGTACGAGTTCAAGGACGGCCTGTACAACATGGGCGGCGTGGACGAGCGCGGCGAGCGTTATTCCTACAAGCTGGCCGTGCGCAAGACGCCCGACGCGTGGGCATTTCTGGCCTACGACATGACCGACAGCGTGCGCGGCGGGCAGCAGCTCAATCGCGCGCTGTTCCTGTCGGTGCTGGTGTTCAGCCTGTTGTCGCTGGTGCTGGGCTGGTGGTCGGCATCGAAGGTGATGAAGCCGGTATCGGATCTGGCAGCGCGGCTGCGCGCCTACCGCGGCGGTACCAGCGACCCCGAGCCGCTGGCGCCGCGTTTCCCCGACGACGAAGTGGGGCAGCTGGCGCAGGCGCTGGATGACTATTCCTCGCGGTTGACCGAAGTCGTGCAGCGCGACCGTGAGTTCAACGCCGACGTGAGCCACGAACTTCGCACGCCGCTGGCGGTGATCCGTGGTGCCACCGAACTGCTGCTGACCCGGCCTGGGCTGGACGAAAAGGTGCTGCAGCGCCTGCAACGCATCCAGCGTGCCGAGCAGCAGTGCAGCGACCTGATCGGTGCGCTGCTGCTGTTGTCGCGCAACGAGCGCGGGCAGGGCACCAGCAATGTCGCGCGCGTGGCCGAGCAGCTGCTGGACGCGCACCGTGCCCAGCTGGGTGGCAAGCCGCTGGAGCTGGTGCTGGAAGGCGAGCGCGATCTGGTGATCGATGCGCCCGAAGCCGCACTGTCGGTGGCCTTGGGCAACCTGATCGGCAACGCGGTGAAGTACTCGCAGGATGGCGACGTGCGTGTGCACGTCGGCGGCAATGCGGTGTCGGTGACCGACAGCGGCCCTGGCCTGAGCGAGGAAGATGCGGCCAAGCTGTTCCAGCGTGGCTACCGTGGCACCCACGCCGGCCATTCGCAGGGCGGTGGCATCGGCCTGTCGATCGTCAGCCGCCTGTGCGACCTGTACGGCTGGCAGGTAAGCGTGCGGCCGGGCGGCCAGCGCGGCGTGATCGCCACGCTGACGTTCTCGCCGAAGCCGCTGTAA
- the coaE gene encoding dephospho-CoA kinase (Dephospho-CoA kinase (CoaE) performs the final step in coenzyme A biosynthesis.), which translates to MSRYVIGLTGGIASGKSEVTRRFEALGIVVADADLAARAVVAVGSPALSLIAERFGAGMLLADGSLDRARLRAHIFADPAERAALEAITHPAIRRLMQQQCEQAASPYALAAIPLLTEVGGRQAYPWLDRVLVVDAPEAVQHARLMQRDGIDPTLADRMIAAQASRAQRLALADDVVVNDGHPDALQAQVEALHGQYLAAAAR; encoded by the coding sequence ATGAGCCGGTATGTGATCGGCCTGACCGGCGGCATCGCCTCGGGCAAGAGTGAAGTCACCCGGCGCTTCGAGGCGCTGGGGATCGTGGTGGCCGACGCCGACCTGGCCGCGCGGGCGGTGGTGGCCGTCGGCAGCCCGGCCCTTTCCCTGATCGCAGAGCGCTTCGGTGCCGGCATGCTGCTGGCCGACGGCAGCCTGGATCGCGCACGCCTGCGCGCCCACATCTTTGCCGACCCGGCCGAGCGTGCAGCGCTGGAAGCGATCACCCACCCGGCCATCCGCCGGTTGATGCAGCAGCAGTGCGAGCAGGCCGCGAGCCCGTATGCACTGGCGGCGATTCCGCTGCTGACCGAGGTGGGCGGCCGCCAGGCCTACCCCTGGCTGGACCGTGTGCTGGTGGTGGATGCGCCCGAAGCCGTGCAGCACGCGCGCCTGATGCAGCGCGACGGCATCGACCCCACCCTGGCCGACCGGATGATCGCCGCCCAGGCCAGCCGCGCACAGCGCCTGGCACTGGCTGATGACGTGGTGGTCAACGATGGCCACCCGGATGCGTTGCAGGCGCAGGTGGAAGCGCTGCATGGGCAGTATCTGGCGGCTGCGGCGCGCTGA